The following proteins are co-located in the Anomalospiza imberbis isolate Cuckoo-Finch-1a 21T00152 chromosome 1, ASM3175350v1, whole genome shotgun sequence genome:
- the LOC137478535 gene encoding tubulin beta-2 chain translates to MREIVHIQAGQCGNQIGAKFWEVISDEHGIDPTGSYHGDSDLQLERINVYYNEATGNKYVPRAILVDLEPGTMDSVRSGPFGQIFRPDNFVFGQSGAGNNWAKGHYTEGAELVDSVLDVVRKESESCDCLQGFQLTHSLGGGTGSGMGTLLISKIREEYPDRIMNTFSVMPSPKVSDTVVEPYNATLSVHQLVENTDETYCIDNEALYDICFRTLKLTTPTYGDLNHLVSATMSGVTTCLRFPGQLNADLRKLAVNMVPFPRLHFFMPGFAPLTSRGSQQYRALTVPELTQQMFDSKNMMAACDPRHGRYLTVAAIFRGRMSMKEVDEQMLNVQNKNSSYFVEWIPNNVKTAVCDIPPRGLKMSATFIGNSTAIQELFKRISEQFTAMFRRKAFLHWYTGEGMDEMEFTEAESNMNDLVSEYQQYQDATADEQGEFEEEGEEDEA, encoded by the exons ATGCGTGAGATCGTGCACATCCAAGCCGGGCAGTGCGGCAACCAGATTGGCGCCAAG TTCTGGGAGGTCATCAGCGATGAGCACGGCATCGACCCCACGGGCAGCTACCACGGGGACAGCGACCTGCAGCTGGAGAGGATCAACGTCTACTACAATGAAGCCACCG GTAACAAGTATGTCCCCCGTGCCATCCTCGTGGACCTGGAACCCGGCACCATGGACTCCGTGCGCTCCGGCCCCTTTGGACAGATCTTCCGTCCTGACAACTTTGTCTTTG GTCAGAGCGGGGCTGGCAACAACTGGGCCAAGGGGCACTACACGGAAGGCGCTGAGCTGGTGGACTCTGTGCTGGACGTGGTGAGGAAGGAGTCGGAGAGCTGTGACTGCCTCCAGGGCTTCCAGCTGACCCACTCGCTGGGCGGAGGCACGGGCTCCGGCATGGGCACCCTCCTGATCAGCAAGATCCGGGAGGAGTACCCCGACCGCATCATGAACACCTTCAGCGTGATGCCCTCGCCCAAGGTGTCGGACACGGTGGTGGAGCCCTACAATGCCACCCTCTCTGTGCACCAGCTGGTGGAGAACACGGACGAGACCTACTGCATTGACAACGAGGCCCTGTATGACATTTGCTTCCGCACCCTGAAGCTGACCACTCCCACCTACGGGGACCTCAACCACCTGGTGTCGGCCACCATGAGCGGCGTGACCACCTGCCTTCGCTTCCCCGGCCAGCTGAACGCCGACCTGCGCAAGCTGGCGGTCAACATGGTGCCTTTCCCGCGGCTGCACTTCTTCATGCCGGGCTTTGCCCCGCTGACCAGCCGCGGCAGCCAGCAGTACCGCGCCCTGACGGTGCCCGAGCTGACGCAGCAGATGTTCGACTCCAAGAACATGATGGCCGCCTGCGACCCCCGCCACGGCCGCTACCTGACGGTGGCCGCCATCTTCCGGGGCCGCATGTCCATGAAGGAGGTGGACGAGCAGATGCTCAACGTGCAGAACAAGAACAGCAGCTACTTTGTGGAGTGGATCCCCAACAACGTGAAGACGGCCGTCTGCGACATCCCCCCTCGCGGCCTCAAGATGTCGGCCACCTTCATCGGCAACAGCACGGCCATCCAGGAGCTCTTCAAGAGGATCTCGGAGCAGTTCACGGCCATGTTCCGGCGCAAGGCCTTCTTGCACTGGTACACCGGCGAGGGCATGGATGAAATGGAGTTCACGGAGGCCGAGAGCAACATGAATGACCTGGTCTCTGAATACCAGCAATACCAGGATGCCACTGCCGATGAGCAGGGTGAGtttgaagaggaaggagaagaggatGAGGCATAA